GATAGGAAAACTTTGAAATCATCTTCTTAATTTCAAAAAGAAGGACACACTGCACAAATAAAGATACATGTAGTTGGATCTTGGGTACTCTGTTGCttttaaaatccaaattatTAAGGCATTACTTCCATACAGTAGATCATGAGGCTTAACTATGTCTCCTCTACATCTTCTTTACACTCACACAGCTTTTATATCTTACATTGAGGTTATATATTTCTGGGCTCTGCATTATTATGATCAAAGAGCTCAGCAGCATCAAAACCCCAAGAGCAGCTGGAGATAAAGTATGACAGGAAACCAGTTTTCTCATTGGGGaactttttaactctttatgatagggagctttttttaatctttattttgattcctttgtaaaattaaaaaaaaaaaaaaaacaaccaaagtttctaaaaaatactttatttttcttttaaaaaaaaggcaaaacacattcattttgaaataagatacataaatacattttgtgctGTTCTGGTACCATGCATTTCTCAGGCTGTAATATTCGACATGGAGTCTAAGTACATTACATGTTGTTTACAACAGGCTGCTTCCAGCACATAATATTGTACGgcccatgtttttgcatttcgCCTCACACAGGCCCATTCATGTCAAGATTTCCCTCCCAGTTTGAGAGCGACTGCACTCAGGCTGAATATGTGTCATAAAAGCAACATCTTGAGGCCATTTCAGTGAGTGAAATGAACAATCTGTTGCGTCTCCAAATTACAGATGTTAGCTGACTTCCATGCAGCTCTGCGTGATGTAAGTTGTGCTGTGCAGTTGGAGTAAGAGAGATGCCAGCAGCAGTGGAACAACTCTGTGGCAGCAGCCAGAGCAAAAAGGAATTATAACATGGCTGCGAGACATACAGATGGAAGCTTCAACATGAGATAAACTGGGGGGGATTTAAATATTGgactttcttctctttttcatcatggcagaaaaaaaaagcccggAGCTTCTCACCAGCCCAGTGCCGCTGGATGACTGGAAGTCTCAGCTGGAACGAGACAAGCTTCTCAAAATCCATATCAGGGGAAAAGGCTATTGTGTGAGAGCTGGAAAAACTGCACTGAACACTTGTGATCATCCAGTAACACTGACACAACTTCCGACAATGAGACTGATGGAAAAAACACAGCCATTCCAAAGCTATTACATATTTTGACACGTGGGTGCAAAAGCAACTAAAGCAACGTTAAATAGTCAGACCTTTAACATATAGTTTGAGTCTGAACAGTCAGTCTTTTTTGCACAATAGACTCCAGTTTGTTTCTCTAAGCTTGTATTAGTTTAAGGAAACCTgtcaaatcaaacttttaacACGTAACaaagtgcaaagaaacaaaccaaagcTCATAAATACTTAATACGCCACAGCATACACTTTAAGTCCTTAAAACCATAATCAATCCATTCACgctttaattaaatatataaaatgaggAACTCTCACAGAgagttttcaaagaaaacataacataacatgctGCATAACCCTATTTAAATTATTCTAACATGACCacatgtaataataatgttttctaAACCTTTGTACTAACAGTTTGTCATGTAATATTCATCACACGATTAACACTATTCAAAGAAAACCATGGATCGCCAAATctgattattaattttttttcaggcaaattAAAGGATTAAGTGTTCCAAAAAATCTGCTACTTATTAATCTTCAATCATGTGACAACTCATCGGATTACTAGAAAAATGCATTGACACAAGGCTGCAAACAGGACAGTTTTCTTCGCTTATTAAAAGCTAATGTTTTGGAGATACATGGTTTTCACAGGACGGACAGCTTCTGTTAATTCTCAACTCTCTGAAATctaggaataaataaatatcaatatactATAGATTATCGCACCttggttttgcatgttttgtccTATAAAGTAACATTAGTGAGCAGTTGTTCTACGAGCGGGGACTACAGGCTACGATGTTCCTTGAAGTCCTGATACTTTGtgtccacattttttttgtcttccaggtttaattttcagaaaacacacttaaataaaagttaataaaagtttaaaatggaCCCAGTTTGGGTAATTACTAGGTTATCTTTATTAAACACTGCAAGTGAGGTGTTTTAACCCTTCATTAGCgttattttttgggttatttacCCAAACTAAAATATGGTTATTCTGACCAACAAGCTCAAGTTttaccttaaccctttgaaatctgagcaaattggtttgatttctttcaaaaacataggaagaatacagtgagcaacttaagagcacatggccccaaaaataacaaaatattagaaatatgttacaagaaaattacctgaaactgatcaaatttaaaaaaaaaaaaaaaaaaaaacaaacaagaaaatgatctggaaaaattataaatttttttcactaacatgattttaaacagataattataataatcataaatatagttttcaggacattttcccccaaacttttattattttcgTGTTACACctgttttaaaactaattttcaggtcattttcttcattaccttttaatcatttcttgcaatttgtgacatttcttgcgAAGTTTGTCATTGCATTTTCCCTcgtgtttgtgaaagaaatcaaaccaatttgcttgtgGTTCAAAGGGTTGAAGCTGTCACAAAtatcttcttattattattcattaaaaaatgatatgcATGCAACGGATACACATCTAAACATTtgttaacaataacaaatgctgacatttgattttaaaagagCTAGATATGATTATAATGGTTTGCAACCATAGcataatttatttaaagtaCGTAAATAACTTACcagtaatatttaaaaacacaataaaactggGTCAAAACAACCCATTGTCTTAAATGCAGTGTTGTTTTAGTGCGATGGTGACCCAGTGGTTTTTAGTGTGTAGGAAAAACACGCAAAATTTTTCTGCAGCTGGTTTTCAAATCACAGATGTGGGAACTTCCTTAAACTTCCCACTGAGGGGTATTCAAAATAAACCAGGAATTAGCCATATACTGCACGTATACTCATGTGGGGGGACGGACTTTGTTTCCTTCTGCATCTCCTGGAAGCGTCTTTGTACAGAAAGCCTCGGATGTTGTAATGTGCTTACAGTTAATTAACTGCGATGAGCAGTCTCATGGGACAGAGTCTTATCTCAGCGAGCGTCCAGTCTGTTTTCTGTTCACTGTGTCTCAGCTGCGTCATGCATGGAGATGCTGGCCTCCTGCTTCCTTTGCCTCTTGTGCCTCCAAAGCAGGACGCCCAacaagaggagcagcaggaggccCAGCGCTCCCCCGATGAGTCCTGCTGTCAGAGGCAGACTGCTGTCCCGGGGATGGTACATCTGGCAGGACCCCTCACCTTCTCCAGCATCATTAACGGCAGACACACAAACCTTCACGATGTGGTCCCTGTTTCCAACTCCACCGCTCCTTTGATTCCTCCCAAATGTCTTTGTGTCTACCCCTCCTACTGTCACAACATAAGATGTGACGTATGAGTAGGGCGCACACCAGTGAACGACAACCTCTGACCCGTTCCAGGACACTGATCTCAGGTCGGGAGCTTCGGGGACTTGGTTATTTAAAGTGAAGCCTGGACACAAGCAGCCGGTGGAGGCTGCTAGATCAGAGCAGGGGATCTGATTATCCAGACAGGGGTTGTAGTCGCATCGCTTAGTAGTTTTTGAATATGGAGACACTCTGATGTTTACAACAGGGGTGACTGGATCTTCATATTGAGTGTAATC
This genomic window from Plectropomus leopardus isolate mb chromosome 13, YSFRI_Pleo_2.0, whole genome shotgun sequence contains:
- the LOC121952522 gene encoding LRRN4 C-terminal-like protein, coding for MAASRDLLFSLVIICLVLIRGYSSLPTTSQDAETNAMKPMSLLTEDFVASDEDYTQYEDPVTPVVNIRVSPYSKTTKRCDYNPCLDNQIPCSDLAASTGCLCPGFTLNNQVPEAPDLRSVSWNGSEVVVHWCAPYSYVTSYVVTVGGVDTKTFGRNQRSGGVGNRDHIVKVCVSAVNDAGEGEGSCQMYHPRDSSLPLTAGLIGGALGLLLLLLLGVLLWRHKRQRKQEASISMHDAAETQ